A window from Theropithecus gelada isolate Dixy chromosome 1, Tgel_1.0, whole genome shotgun sequence encodes these proteins:
- the CAP1 gene encoding adenylyl cyclase-associated protein 1 isoform X4: MADMHRGYGDSPSKAGAAPYVQAFDSLLAGPVAEYLKISKEIGGDVQKHAEMVHTGLKLERALLVTASQCQQPADNKLSDLLAPISEQIKEVITFREKNRGSKLFNHLSAVSESIQALGWVAMAPKPGPYVKEMNDAAMFYTNRVLKEYKDVDKKHVDWVKAYLSIWTELQAYIKEFHTTGLAWSKTGPVAKELSGLPSGPSAGSGPPPPPPGPPPPPVSTSSGSDESASRSALFAQINQGESITHALKHVSDDMKTHKNPALKAQSGPVRSGPKPFSAPKPQTSPSPKPATKKEPAVLELEGKKWRVENQENVSNLVIDDTELKQVAYIYKCVNTTLQIKGKINSITVDNCKKLGLVFDDVVGIVEIINSRDVKVQVMGKVPTISINKTDGCHAYLSKNSLDCEIVSAKSSEMNVLIPTEGGDFNEFPVPEQFKTLWNGQKLVTTVTEIAG, translated from the exons TTGGGGGAGACGTGCAGAAACAT GCGGAGATGGTCCACACAGGTTTGAAGTTGGAGCGAGCTCTGTTGGTTACAGCTTCTCAGTGTCAACAGCCAGCAGAT AATAAGCTTTCCGATTTGTTGGCACCCATCTCAGAGCAGATCAAAGAAGTGATAACCTTTCGGGAGAAGAACCGAGGCAGCAAGTTGTTTAACCACCTGTCAGCTGTCAGCGAAAGTatccaggccctgggctgggtggCTATG GCTCCCAAGCCTGGCCCTTATGTGAAAGAAATGAATGATGCTGCCATGTTTTATACAAACCGAGTCCTCAAAGAGTACAAAGATGT GGATAAGAAGCATGTAGACTGGGTCAAAGCTTATTTAAGTATATGGACAGAGCTGCAGGCTTACATTAAGGAGTTCCATACCACCGGACTGGCCTGGAGCAAAACG GGGCCTGTGGCAAAAGAACTGAGTGGACTGCCATCTGGACCCTCTGCTGGATCAGGTCCACCTCCCCCTCCGCCAGgcccccctcctcccccagtcTCTACCAGTTCAGGCTCAGATGAGTCCGCTTCCCGCTCAGCACTGTTTGCGCAAATTAATCAGGGGGAGAGCATCACACATG CCCTGAAGCATGTATCTGATGACATGAAGACTCACAAGAACCCTGCCCTGAAGGCTCAGAGTGGTCCAGTACGCAGTGGCCCCAAGCCATTCTCTGCACCTAAACCCCAAACCAGCCCGTCCCCCAAACCAGCCACAAAGAAGGAGCCAGCTGTACTTGAACTGGAGGGCAAGAAATGGAGAGTG GAAAATCAGGaaaatgtttccaacctggtgattGATGACACAGAGCTGAAACAGGTGGCTTACATATACAAGTGTGTCAACACGACATTGCAAATCAAGGGCAAAATTAACTCCATTACAGTAG ATAACTGTAAGAAACTTGGTCTGGTATTCGATGACGTGGTGGGCATTGTGGAGATAATCAACAGTAGGGATGTCAAAGTTCAG GTAATGGGTAAAGTGCCAACCATATCCATCAACAAAACAGATGGCTGCCATGCTTACCTGAGCAAGAATTCCCTGGATTGTGAAATAGTCAGTGCCAAATCTTCCGAGATGAATGTCCTCATTCCTACAGAAGGCGGTGACTTT AATGAATTCCCAGTTCCTGAGCAGTTCAAGACCCTCTGGAATGGGCAGAAGTTGGTCACCACAGTGACAGAAATTGCTGGATAA